A genomic region of Diceros bicornis minor isolate mBicDic1 chromosome 39, mDicBic1.mat.cur, whole genome shotgun sequence contains the following coding sequences:
- the FUCA2 gene encoding plasma alpha-L-fucosidase isoform X2, whose protein sequence is MKNNYPPDFKYGDFGPLFTAKFFNASQWADIFQASGAKYVVLTSKHHEGFTLWGSEYSWNWNAVDEGPKRDIVKELELAVRNRTNLRFGLYYSLFEWFHPLFLKDKFSSFHKRQFPVSKTLPELYELVNKYRPEVVWSDGDGGAPDAYWNSTGFLAWLYNESPVRDTVVTNDRWGDGTICKHGGYYTCSDRYNPGHLLPHKWENCMTIDKFSWGYRRDAGISDYLTIEELVKQLVETVSCGGNLLMNIGPTRDGTISAVFEERLRQMGTWLKVNGEAIYETHTWRSQNDTITPDVWYTSKPKENLVYAMFLKWPTSGQLFLGQPKATPGATEVKLLGHGEPLNWIPCKQNGMMVELPRLTFRQMPCKWGWTLALTNVT, encoded by the exons atgaaaaataattaccCTCCTGATTTCAAATATGGCGATTTTGGACCACTATTTACAGCAAAATTTTTTAATGCAAGCCAGTGGGCAGATATTTTTCAGGCTTCTGGTGCCAAATACGTTGTCTTAACATCCAAACATCATGAAG GCTTCACCCTGTGGGGCTCGGAGTATTCGTGGAACTGGAATGCTGTAGACGAGGGGCCTAAGAGGGACATCGTCAAGGAACTAGAGTTGGCTGTTAGGAACAGGACTAACCTGCGTTTTGGACTCTACTATTCCCTTTTTGAATGGTTTCACCCGCTCTTCCTGAAGGATAAATTCAGTTCATTCCACAAGCGACAATTTCCAGTTTCTAAGACCCTGCCTGAGCTCTACGAGTTAGTGAACAAGTATCGGCCCGAGGTTGTGTGGTCGGATGGCGATGGAGGGGCCCCAGATGCCTACTGGAACAGCACGGGCTTCTTAGCCTGGTTGTATAATGAAAG CCCTGTTCGGGACACAGTCGTCACCAATGACCGCTGGGGAGATGGTACCATCTGTAAGCACGGTGGCTACTATACCTGCAGTGACCGTTACAACCCAGGACATCTTTTGCCACATAAATGGGAAAACTGTATGACAATAGACAAGTTTTCCTGGGGCTACAGGAGGGATGCTGGGATCAGTGACTATCTTACCATCGAAGAATTGGTGAAG CAACTTGTAGAAACAGTTTCATGTGGAGGAAATCTTTTGATGAATATTGGGCCCACACGAGATGGCACCATTTCTGCAGTTTTTGAGGAGCGATTAAGGCAAATGGGGACCTGGCTAAAGGTGAATGGAGAGGCCATTTATGAAACCCACACTTGGAGATCCCAGAATGACACTATCACCCCGGATGTGTG GTACACATCCAAACCTAAAGAAAACTTGGTCTATGCCATGTTTCTCAAATGGCCCACATCAGGACAGCTGTTTCTTGGCCAACCCAAAGCTACTCCGGGGGCAACAGAG gttAAACTACTGGGACATGGAGAGCCACTTAACTGGATTCCTTGCAAGCAAAATGGCATGATGGTAGAATTGCCACGTCTAACCTTTCGTCAGATGCCCTGCAAGTGGGGCTGGACTCTAGCACTCACGAATGTGACCTAA
- the FUCA2 gene encoding plasma alpha-L-fucosidase isoform X1 yields the protein MRPPGRPGLALPLPLLLLLLPLLPAPRPAARFHPTWESLDARPLPAWFDQAKVGVFVHWGVFSVPGFGSEWFWWYWQQEKIPKFVDFMKNNYPPDFKYGDFGPLFTAKFFNASQWADIFQASGAKYVVLTSKHHEGFTLWGSEYSWNWNAVDEGPKRDIVKELELAVRNRTNLRFGLYYSLFEWFHPLFLKDKFSSFHKRQFPVSKTLPELYELVNKYRPEVVWSDGDGGAPDAYWNSTGFLAWLYNESPVRDTVVTNDRWGDGTICKHGGYYTCSDRYNPGHLLPHKWENCMTIDKFSWGYRRDAGISDYLTIEELVKQLVETVSCGGNLLMNIGPTRDGTISAVFEERLRQMGTWLKVNGEAIYETHTWRSQNDTITPDVWYTSKPKENLVYAMFLKWPTSGQLFLGQPKATPGATEVKLLGHGEPLNWIPCKQNGMMVELPRLTFRQMPCKWGWTLALTNVT from the exons ATGCGGCCCCCGGGGCGGCCCGGGCTGGCGCTCccgctgccgctgctgctgctgctgctgccgctgctgcccGCGCCGCGCCCCGCCGCGCGCTTCCACCCCACCTGGGAGTCGCTGGACGCGCGCCCGCTGCCCGCCTGGTTCGACCAGGCCAAGGTCGGCGTCTTCGTGCACTGGGGCGTGTTCTCCGTGCCCGGTTTCGGGAGCGAATGGTTCTG GTGGTATTGGCAACAGGAAAAGATACCAAAGTTTgtggattttatgaaaaataattaccCTCCTGATTTCAAATATGGCGATTTTGGACCACTATTTACAGCAAAATTTTTTAATGCAAGCCAGTGGGCAGATATTTTTCAGGCTTCTGGTGCCAAATACGTTGTCTTAACATCCAAACATCATGAAG GCTTCACCCTGTGGGGCTCGGAGTATTCGTGGAACTGGAATGCTGTAGACGAGGGGCCTAAGAGGGACATCGTCAAGGAACTAGAGTTGGCTGTTAGGAACAGGACTAACCTGCGTTTTGGACTCTACTATTCCCTTTTTGAATGGTTTCACCCGCTCTTCCTGAAGGATAAATTCAGTTCATTCCACAAGCGACAATTTCCAGTTTCTAAGACCCTGCCTGAGCTCTACGAGTTAGTGAACAAGTATCGGCCCGAGGTTGTGTGGTCGGATGGCGATGGAGGGGCCCCAGATGCCTACTGGAACAGCACGGGCTTCTTAGCCTGGTTGTATAATGAAAG CCCTGTTCGGGACACAGTCGTCACCAATGACCGCTGGGGAGATGGTACCATCTGTAAGCACGGTGGCTACTATACCTGCAGTGACCGTTACAACCCAGGACATCTTTTGCCACATAAATGGGAAAACTGTATGACAATAGACAAGTTTTCCTGGGGCTACAGGAGGGATGCTGGGATCAGTGACTATCTTACCATCGAAGAATTGGTGAAG CAACTTGTAGAAACAGTTTCATGTGGAGGAAATCTTTTGATGAATATTGGGCCCACACGAGATGGCACCATTTCTGCAGTTTTTGAGGAGCGATTAAGGCAAATGGGGACCTGGCTAAAGGTGAATGGAGAGGCCATTTATGAAACCCACACTTGGAGATCCCAGAATGACACTATCACCCCGGATGTGTG GTACACATCCAAACCTAAAGAAAACTTGGTCTATGCCATGTTTCTCAAATGGCCCACATCAGGACAGCTGTTTCTTGGCCAACCCAAAGCTACTCCGGGGGCAACAGAG gttAAACTACTGGGACATGGAGAGCCACTTAACTGGATTCCTTGCAAGCAAAATGGCATGATGGTAGAATTGCCACGTCTAACCTTTCGTCAGATGCCCTGCAAGTGGGGCTGGACTCTAGCACTCACGAATGTGACCTAA